A single genomic interval of Stieleria maiorica harbors:
- a CDS encoding TIGR03000 domain-containing protein → MTRFRFSVCLAVLIAAAGFSELAAAGGSSGGSSGGYASSGGSSGGQVALYGAASSGGSYGSSGGYASSGGSSGGYVGPLRRLAAKIHANREARRAAASSGGSSGGSSGGSSGGSSGGSSGGSSGGSSGGSSGGSSGGVAYASPAVGYSVPLTRFRSSSVAMAGYESSSIESSYRQYTPLKSSVADSNSDSTAEAAAAESDQYASAKPALDDDAALLTVAVPNDAASVLVNGHKTTSDGMVRQFMSRGLKEGYLYTYVVQVTYDHDGETKTESREVKLRPGDNERVVFEPPAVDQPAADDLSASTAPVERTMVTVVKLHVPSGAKVNLAGNDTNGKGMVRTFRTTQLKSGERWDNYTVRVTAQVNGQSLSRQRTIDVVAGSTNELTFDFDSNTVASR, encoded by the coding sequence ATGACGCGTTTTCGATTTTCGGTCTGTTTGGCAGTGTTGATCGCTGCGGCGGGCTTTTCTGAACTTGCCGCTGCGGGCGGATCTTCCGGAGGTTCTTCGGGAGGTTACGCAAGCTCCGGTGGCAGCAGCGGCGGGCAAGTGGCCCTGTACGGTGCTGCATCTTCCGGAGGCAGTTACGGTTCGTCCGGCGGCTATGCCAGCAGTGGCGGATCGTCCGGCGGCTACGTCGGACCGCTGCGACGATTGGCAGCCAAAATCCACGCCAACCGTGAAGCACGACGTGCAGCGGCCAGCAGCGGTGGATCCTCCGGCGGCAGCAGCGGCGGTTCGTCCGGTGGCAGCAGCGGTGGATCCTCCGGTGGCAGCAGCGGCGGCAGCAGCGGTGGATCCTCCGGCGGCAGCAGCGGTGGCGTCGCCTACGCGTCTCCGGCAGTCGGGTACTCCGTTCCCCTGACCCGCTTCCGCTCCAGCTCGGTCGCCATGGCTGGTTACGAATCGTCGTCGATCGAATCCTCGTACCGGCAGTACACCCCATTGAAAAGCTCGGTCGCTGACAGCAATTCTGACAGCACCGCCGAAGCGGCGGCTGCCGAGAGCGATCAATACGCATCCGCCAAACCGGCTCTGGATGACGACGCAGCCTTGCTGACCGTCGCCGTGCCCAACGATGCGGCGAGCGTTTTGGTCAACGGACACAAGACGACCAGCGATGGTATGGTGCGACAATTCATGTCGCGTGGTCTGAAAGAAGGCTACCTTTACACCTACGTCGTCCAGGTCACCTATGACCACGATGGCGAGACGAAAACGGAAAGCCGCGAAGTGAAACTTCGCCCCGGTGACAACGAACGCGTCGTGTTTGAGCCGCCGGCCGTCGATCAACCTGCCGCGGACGACTTGAGCGCAAGCACCGCTCCGGTCGAACGAACCATGGTCACCGTTGTCAAGCTGCACGTGCCCTCGGGCGCCAAAGTCAACTTGGCCGGCAACGACACCAACGGCAAAGGCATGGTCCGCACGTTCCGTACGACTCAGCTGAAATCGGGTGAGCGTTGGGACAACTACACCGTGCGTGTGACCGCCCAGGTCAACGGCCAATCGCTGTCCCGCCAGCGGACGATTGATGTCGTCGCCGGAAGCACGAACGAGCTGACGTTTGATTTCGACAGCAACACGGTGGCCAGCCGCTAG
- the acpS gene encoding holo-ACP synthase, with protein sequence MSIVATGTEIVETVRIAKMIETHGEQFLERVYTADEIEYCVQTADAPGHFATRWAAKEAVMKALHCRRRGVRWNEIEVVVRPGAGHEIVLSGNALQCASENDIALLHLSVSACRTHAVAHVIAES encoded by the coding sequence ATGTCGATCGTCGCCACCGGCACCGAAATCGTTGAAACGGTTCGGATCGCAAAGATGATTGAAACACACGGTGAACAGTTTCTCGAACGCGTCTACACCGCCGATGAGATTGAATACTGTGTCCAAACCGCCGACGCACCGGGACACTTCGCAACACGCTGGGCAGCCAAAGAAGCAGTCATGAAGGCACTGCATTGCCGCCGCCGCGGTGTTCGCTGGAATGAGATCGAAGTCGTCGTGCGTCCCGGTGCCGGTCACGAGATCGTGCTGAGCGGAAACGCGCTGCAATGCGCCAGCGAAAATGACATCGCGCTGTTGCACCTGAGCGTGTCCGCCTGCCGCACCCACGCCGTCGCCCACGTCATCGCCGAATCGTGA
- the trpS gene encoding tryptophan--tRNA ligase, whose translation MTEVVTTKRVLSGIQPTGRPHWGNYFGAIRQYIALQEQNDGFYFIADLHALTSVRDAAQLRQNVLDIALDLLALGLDPKKATLFVQSHVPEVSQLCWILLAGTPMGLLQRCVAYKEKVDKGIPADAGLFTYPVLQAADILAFDSQLVPVGADQVQHIEVCRDIAGRFNHHYGETFVMPKANVLDDSAKVPGTDGEKMSKSYDNTLPLFGEVKPIRKQIMRITTDSRPMEDPKEPVGDHLFELYSLFADQQQRDEMAAMYRRGGFGYGEVKKAIAEASEVYFADARARRADLEKNLDYVHEVLQAGAARARAVAAEVLLRAQRASGLK comes from the coding sequence ATGACCGAAGTTGTGACCACCAAACGCGTGCTCTCGGGCATTCAGCCCACCGGGCGTCCACACTGGGGCAACTATTTCGGTGCCATCCGTCAATACATCGCGTTGCAGGAACAGAACGACGGGTTTTATTTCATCGCCGACTTGCACGCGCTGACGTCGGTCCGCGACGCAGCCCAACTGCGACAAAATGTGCTGGACATCGCACTGGATCTGTTGGCATTGGGGCTGGATCCGAAGAAAGCGACGCTGTTCGTGCAGTCGCATGTGCCCGAAGTCAGCCAGTTGTGCTGGATCCTGCTGGCCGGCACCCCGATGGGTTTGCTGCAACGTTGTGTCGCGTACAAGGAGAAGGTCGACAAGGGGATCCCGGCCGACGCGGGATTGTTCACCTATCCGGTGCTGCAAGCGGCCGACATCCTGGCCTTTGACAGCCAGCTGGTTCCCGTCGGTGCCGACCAGGTGCAGCACATCGAGGTCTGTCGCGACATCGCCGGCCGGTTCAATCACCATTACGGCGAGACGTTTGTGATGCCCAAGGCCAACGTCTTGGACGACAGCGCCAAGGTGCCGGGAACCGACGGCGAAAAGATGAGCAAGAGCTACGACAACACGTTGCCGTTGTTCGGTGAAGTCAAACCGATCCGCAAGCAGATCATGCGGATCACGACCGACAGCCGTCCGATGGAAGATCCCAAGGAACCGGTCGGCGACCACCTGTTTGAACTGTACAGTTTGTTCGCCGACCAGCAACAACGGGACGAGATGGCAGCGATGTATCGCCGCGGCGGATTCGGATACGGCGAGGTCAAGAAGGCGATTGCCGAGGCGAGCGAAGTCTATTTTGCCGACGCGCGGGCGCGGCGGGCGGATCTGGAAAAGAACCTGGATTACGTCCACGAGGTGCTACAAGCCGGTGCGGCGCGGGCCCGAGCGGTGGCCGCGGAGGTCTTGTTGCGCGCCCAGCGGGCGTCCGGGCTGAAGTAA
- a CDS encoding DUF4011 domain-containing protein, with protein MTPSSTDPASSLDVSDDDLPHTASAASIEFELSSSVNFASYQNSIPVLRRLCVRNRSQDPLIDLRLELTSEPGFLKSKTWVIDRIDPDSTITIDDNDVHLDAGYLDRLNEAQRGDVRFVLRDSDAIVCQRDADLRVLSRDEWGGVSSMGELLSAFVMPNDPAVSGLLKQAGEILAGNGFSPSMDGYQSRDPKRAHLLASAIWSAVVAKQLTYANPPKSFESRGQKTRPPATILRDGLATCLDSSLLFASALEAVGLHPVIVMKHEHCFVGVWLVETCFGRLIERDCCEVRKAVAAGELIVFESTLVTRRPAGSFDDAIQSAVQQIAEAEEDRFVAAIDVQRARMVKIKPLPSVGEEPEDSSESEASRSRPLLSLPPSGPSPIEESAEPKPTTPEGRIDRWHRKLLDLTLRNRLLNFKSTKQTIPFLCPEVSKLEDRLSSGKRLKLVSLPDANVAAGRDVAHHQKTKLEDLEIEYAKAALERNEVCATIGGEELAKRLVTLYRSSRNDMAEGGSNTLYLAVGFLRWKERPSDSRSFRAPLLLVPAKLLRKNANSAYRLAHHEDDVRFNATLIQKLKRDFDCDLSQFESELPMDKNGVDVPRVLDMVRREIRELPGFEVVDESALASFSFAKYLMWKDLVDRSDQLEKNRVVRHLVRNPETAFQSAVEISIPDQTEMDRRFDPIDLIHPLDADSSQLAAVMAAAEGHDFVLIGPPGTGKSQTIANMIAQCLAGGKTVLFVAEKTAALDVVQRRLEQNGLGDFCVELHSNKAERKRFLQQLDQAWQSGGRKGRTHWKTISEELKLSRDQLNAYVRSLHRQASNGWTAYQAIGVSVAGESVETPRLSWPNHDQHDRHAYQWMERLADEIALNFGAVADMDPLDAVTRTQWSMQWERELLDHCENLCTAIDAFRPELARFCDALGLEMTGDDVDASSSHLRNLHRLAIELAATADVDYQTVFDDQLDELPGHLKDLDDAIDAFDSAAAQCSLTFDDDNLKGIPVDQLERDWNVALESYWPLSYLRKRAVIKSLQSHARLGVADPSNDFEPIRTMQRELAKIDRNPLASRDHLWQHRHTATASVDQHLERCRELLNLVQRCAWPYRNSASQLESLRQILKPFLQNRSSDDPLFETAKQFSRSYESFDTAAGHFEHLAGSRAYPAESTKCLTDSVAMARRIEANRTKLQRWTAWQSVRSRACEVGMSPIVAATETGEIPHQDVPNRFRLAYVRWWLPRVIDSDDVLRDFQRFQHENTIGGFVDLDAKARQAAAGRVRKSVAHRLPEQSEVPRKSELGMLRHQIGLKRPSKSIRELVSMMPEHFASLAPCLLMSPLSIAQYLPADQPPFDVVIFDEASQITTWDAIGAIARGRQTIIVGDPNQLPPTNFFGKSNDDEDDEELEDYERDLESILDEAKASGLPTLQLNWHYRSRHESLIAFSNHHYYDNQLVTFPSPETTDSAVSLRHLPHSEYDRGKTRTNAIEAEAIVAESVARMKQWLELPEQDRKTLGVVTFNSQQQTLIQDLFDQAQRDDPTLEWFFSDDRIEPTVVKNLENVQGDERDLMLFSITFGPGKSGKVPLTFGALNRDGGERRLNVAVTRAREELIVFSSFTADQLPAENSKSRGVRDLKAFLAFAEKGATEFERLESSSLPSNPLPQDTAGDLPSLESAIADRLRTRGWDVTRQVGVSGFRIALAVRDPSDPHTYLAGIECDGANYRNSATARDRDKTRQWVLENLGWNILRVWSRDWWYDPEGAIERLDEELRSLRAQGNGTGISAGV; from the coding sequence ATGACTCCTTCTTCGACCGACCCAGCGTCTTCGCTGGATGTCAGTGATGATGATTTACCCCACACGGCCAGCGCAGCGTCGATCGAATTCGAACTGTCCAGCAGCGTCAATTTTGCCAGCTACCAAAACTCGATCCCAGTTTTGCGTCGACTTTGCGTGCGCAACCGGTCCCAGGACCCACTGATCGACCTGCGGTTGGAACTGACGTCCGAGCCCGGTTTCCTCAAATCGAAAACCTGGGTGATCGACCGCATCGATCCCGATTCAACGATCACGATCGATGACAACGACGTTCACCTGGATGCCGGTTATCTGGACCGGCTGAATGAAGCCCAGCGCGGTGACGTCCGATTCGTCTTGCGCGATTCCGACGCGATTGTCTGTCAACGCGATGCGGACCTGCGCGTGCTCTCGCGCGACGAGTGGGGCGGTGTGTCTTCGATGGGAGAACTGCTGTCGGCGTTCGTGATGCCCAACGATCCGGCGGTTTCGGGGTTGTTGAAACAGGCCGGTGAAATTCTGGCCGGAAACGGATTCTCGCCTTCGATGGATGGCTACCAAAGTCGCGATCCCAAACGGGCGCACCTGCTGGCCTCGGCGATCTGGTCGGCCGTCGTGGCCAAACAACTGACCTACGCCAACCCGCCCAAGAGTTTTGAATCGCGCGGGCAAAAGACGCGCCCGCCCGCGACGATCCTGCGCGACGGTTTGGCAACCTGTTTGGACAGTTCGCTGTTGTTCGCGTCGGCGCTCGAGGCCGTCGGGCTTCATCCGGTCATCGTGATGAAACACGAGCACTGTTTCGTCGGCGTCTGGCTGGTCGAAACCTGCTTCGGCCGGTTGATCGAACGCGATTGTTGTGAAGTTCGCAAGGCGGTCGCCGCAGGGGAGTTGATCGTCTTTGAATCCACACTCGTCACCCGTCGACCCGCCGGATCGTTTGACGATGCGATTCAGTCCGCGGTGCAACAGATCGCCGAAGCCGAAGAAGACCGCTTCGTTGCCGCGATCGATGTCCAGCGGGCGCGGATGGTGAAGATCAAACCGCTGCCGTCGGTCGGCGAAGAGCCTGAGGACTCCAGTGAATCCGAAGCCTCCCGGTCGAGGCCACTGCTTTCGCTGCCCCCCTCCGGACCGTCGCCGATCGAGGAGTCGGCGGAGCCCAAACCGACGACTCCGGAAGGACGCATCGATCGCTGGCATCGCAAGTTGCTGGACCTGACGCTGCGCAACCGGTTGTTGAACTTCAAATCGACCAAACAGACGATCCCGTTCCTGTGTCCCGAAGTCTCCAAGCTGGAAGACCGACTGTCCAGCGGCAAACGGTTGAAACTGGTCTCGTTGCCCGATGCCAACGTCGCCGCCGGACGCGACGTCGCCCATCACCAGAAAACCAAGCTGGAAGATCTGGAAATCGAATATGCCAAAGCCGCATTGGAACGCAATGAAGTCTGCGCGACGATCGGCGGCGAGGAATTGGCCAAGCGTTTGGTGACGCTTTACCGCAGTTCACGCAACGACATGGCCGAAGGCGGCTCGAACACGTTGTATCTGGCCGTCGGTTTCCTGCGCTGGAAGGAACGGCCGAGCGACTCGCGATCCTTTCGTGCCCCCCTGCTGCTCGTCCCCGCCAAATTGTTGCGCAAGAACGCCAACTCGGCCTACCGGTTGGCGCATCACGAAGACGACGTGCGGTTCAACGCGACGTTGATCCAGAAACTGAAACGCGATTTCGATTGTGACCTGTCACAATTCGAATCCGAATTACCGATGGACAAGAACGGTGTCGATGTCCCTCGCGTCTTGGACATGGTTCGTCGCGAAATCCGTGAGCTGCCGGGATTTGAAGTGGTCGACGAATCGGCACTGGCATCGTTCTCGTTCGCCAAGTATCTGATGTGGAAGGATCTGGTCGATCGCAGCGACCAATTGGAAAAGAACCGAGTCGTCCGTCACCTGGTCCGCAATCCCGAAACGGCTTTCCAGAGCGCGGTGGAAATTTCGATTCCCGATCAAACGGAAATGGACCGGCGGTTTGATCCGATCGATTTGATCCATCCGCTCGATGCCGATTCGTCACAGTTGGCCGCCGTGATGGCCGCCGCCGAAGGCCACGATTTTGTCTTGATCGGACCGCCCGGGACGGGCAAAAGTCAAACGATCGCCAACATGATCGCCCAGTGTTTGGCGGGTGGAAAAACGGTCCTTTTCGTTGCCGAAAAAACGGCTGCTTTGGACGTCGTTCAGCGCCGACTCGAGCAAAACGGGTTGGGCGATTTTTGCGTGGAATTGCACAGCAACAAGGCCGAACGAAAGCGTTTTCTACAGCAGCTTGATCAGGCGTGGCAAAGCGGCGGGCGGAAAGGCCGCACGCATTGGAAAACGATCAGCGAAGAACTGAAACTGTCACGCGACCAATTGAACGCCTACGTCCGCTCGCTCCATCGCCAAGCGTCCAACGGCTGGACGGCCTATCAAGCGATCGGAGTTTCGGTGGCCGGCGAATCCGTCGAAACGCCTCGATTGTCATGGCCCAACCATGACCAACACGACCGACACGCGTATCAATGGATGGAGCGGTTGGCCGATGAAATCGCATTGAACTTCGGCGCCGTCGCCGACATGGATCCGCTCGATGCGGTCACCCGAACGCAGTGGTCGATGCAATGGGAACGCGAACTGCTCGACCATTGCGAAAACCTGTGCACCGCCATCGATGCCTTCCGGCCCGAACTGGCCCGGTTTTGTGACGCGTTGGGGCTGGAGATGACCGGCGACGATGTTGACGCTTCGTCGTCACATTTGCGAAACCTCCACCGGCTTGCCATCGAATTGGCCGCGACCGCCGACGTCGATTATCAGACCGTCTTTGATGACCAACTGGACGAATTGCCGGGGCACTTGAAGGATCTAGATGACGCGATCGACGCCTTCGATTCCGCCGCTGCACAGTGCTCGCTGACTTTCGATGATGACAACCTGAAAGGGATTCCCGTCGATCAGTTGGAACGGGACTGGAACGTTGCGTTGGAGTCCTACTGGCCCCTGTCGTATCTGCGCAAACGCGCCGTCATCAAGTCGCTGCAAAGTCATGCCCGACTGGGCGTCGCCGATCCGTCGAACGACTTCGAGCCGATCCGGACGATGCAGCGGGAATTGGCCAAGATCGATCGGAACCCTCTGGCCAGTCGCGACCATCTTTGGCAGCACCGGCACACCGCGACCGCATCGGTCGATCAGCACCTCGAGCGTTGCCGTGAACTGTTGAATTTGGTTCAGCGGTGCGCGTGGCCCTACCGGAATTCAGCCTCGCAACTCGAGTCACTTCGTCAGATCCTGAAGCCCTTCCTGCAAAACCGATCGTCGGACGATCCGCTATTCGAAACGGCCAAACAGTTCTCACGCAGCTACGAGTCGTTCGACACGGCGGCGGGGCACTTCGAACACCTGGCCGGCAGTCGGGCGTACCCCGCGGAATCCACAAAATGTTTGACCGATTCAGTCGCCATGGCGCGGCGGATCGAAGCCAACCGCACCAAGCTGCAACGTTGGACGGCATGGCAATCGGTTCGAAGTCGGGCTTGCGAAGTCGGTATGTCCCCCATCGTCGCGGCGACGGAAACCGGCGAGATTCCTCACCAAGACGTGCCGAATCGTTTTCGGTTGGCCTACGTCCGCTGGTGGCTGCCGCGGGTGATCGATTCGGACGACGTGCTCCGCGACTTCCAGCGATTTCAGCACGAGAACACGATCGGCGGCTTTGTCGATCTGGATGCCAAGGCTCGGCAAGCGGCGGCTGGTCGCGTGCGCAAATCGGTCGCCCATCGATTGCCCGAACAAAGTGAAGTGCCGCGAAAGTCGGAACTGGGGATGCTGCGCCACCAGATCGGATTGAAACGTCCCAGTAAGTCGATTCGGGAGCTCGTTTCGATGATGCCAGAGCACTTTGCCTCGTTGGCACCGTGCTTGTTGATGTCGCCACTTTCGATCGCTCAGTATTTGCCGGCCGACCAGCCGCCCTTTGACGTGGTGATCTTTGATGAGGCGTCGCAGATCACGACCTGGGATGCCATTGGCGCCATCGCTCGCGGGCGACAAACGATTATCGTCGGCGACCCGAATCAGTTGCCGCCAACAAACTTCTTTGGCAAATCCAATGACGACGAAGACGACGAGGAGCTGGAGGATTACGAGCGCGACTTGGAAAGCATTCTGGATGAAGCGAAGGCGTCCGGGTTGCCGACACTGCAATTGAACTGGCATTACCGCAGCCGGCACGAGTCGTTGATCGCGTTCTCCAATCATCACTACTACGACAACCAACTGGTCACGTTTCCTTCGCCCGAAACGACCGACAGCGCCGTCTCGCTGCGACACCTGCCGCACTCGGAGTACGACCGCGGCAAGACACGCACCAATGCAATCGAAGCCGAAGCGATCGTCGCCGAATCGGTCGCTCGGATGAAACAGTGGCTGGAGTTGCCCGAACAGGACCGCAAAACGCTCGGTGTGGTCACGTTCAACAGTCAGCAACAAACGCTGATCCAGGATCTGTTCGACCAGGCACAGCGTGACGATCCGACGTTGGAATGGTTCTTCAGCGACGATCGGATCGAACCGACGGTCGTCAAAAATCTGGAAAACGTGCAGGGCGACGAGCGGGACTTGATGCTGTTTTCGATCACCTTTGGACCCGGTAAATCGGGAAAAGTGCCGTTGACGTTTGGGGCGCTTAATCGCGACGGGGGAGAGCGACGGTTGAACGTCGCCGTGACCCGTGCCCGTGAAGAATTGATCGTGTTTTCGTCGTTCACCGCCGATCAATTGCCGGCGGAGAACTCCAAGTCACGCGGGGTTCGGGATCTGAAAGCGTTCTTGGCCTTTGCGGAAAAGGGAGCCACAGAATTCGAGCGTCTCGAATCATCCTCGCTGCCGTCGAATCCTTTGCCTCAAGACACGGCCGGCGATCTCCCGTCGCTGGAATCCGCGATCGCCGATCGGCTGCGCACCCGTGGCTGGGACGTGACGCGGCAAGTCGGCGTGTCCGGGTTTCGCATCGCGTTGGCCGTCCGCGACCCCAGCGACCCGCACACCTACTTGGCGGGCATCGAGTGCGACGGCGCAAACTATCGCAATTCCGCCACCGCGCGAGACCGCGACAAGACACGCCAATGGGTGCTCGAGAACTTGGGCTGGAACATCCTCCGCGTCTGGTCACGCGACTGGTGGTACGACCCTGAGGGGGCGATCGAACGATTGGATGAAGAGCTGCGGAGCTTGCGCGCTCAGGGGAATGGCACGGGCATCAGCGCTGGTGTCTAG
- a CDS encoding HTTM domain-containing protein, whose protein sequence is MSGTSASASSSGESFGEALSRWAEAWDRFWFTPTRPHTLCVIRILTGAMLLYCHLVLASDLLAFVGPDAWMSNDMARQLHDGAFGVSDWARSYLWYLESPTVIWLHHGFTIAVTAMYMIGLGTRITIPLALFLQLMYLHRLTGALFGLDQIVTYTTMYLALTPCGSRYSIDAWIRPRLIGKCESSAFWRFMLPDDSPSVAANVGTRLLQLHLCVIYLFGGLSKARGETWWNGTAVWYAVSNYEYQSLDMTWMARYPAIISALSNATLFWEVFYCALIWPRVTRPFVLAVALGVHASIGAFLGMITFGSMMIIANGIFLSPRLFQSKEQRQLDDEAAALIEHDDADVDAAEAEAAEQEEAERELNEQLQNPDLSASERARLKEKRDKIRAAAARVKRRYRALKKREEKYEARVKKLREREAKIKTIVQKRRDRKSKGDGDSTIE, encoded by the coding sequence ATGAGCGGCACGTCGGCATCGGCAAGTTCAAGCGGGGAATCTTTCGGCGAAGCACTGTCCCGATGGGCCGAGGCATGGGACCGGTTTTGGTTCACACCCACACGCCCCCACACGCTGTGCGTGATTCGCATCCTGACCGGAGCGATGTTGCTGTACTGTCACCTCGTGTTGGCCAGCGATCTGCTCGCTTTCGTCGGCCCCGACGCGTGGATGAGCAACGACATGGCGCGTCAATTACACGACGGGGCATTCGGCGTCAGCGATTGGGCACGCAGCTACCTCTGGTACCTGGAAAGTCCCACGGTGATTTGGCTGCATCACGGTTTCACCATCGCGGTGACCGCGATGTACATGATCGGACTTGGGACTCGGATCACCATCCCGCTGGCATTGTTCCTGCAGTTGATGTACTTGCACCGTTTGACCGGCGCGCTGTTCGGGCTCGACCAGATCGTCACCTACACGACGATGTACCTGGCGCTGACCCCGTGTGGCAGTCGGTATTCGATCGATGCCTGGATCCGACCACGGCTGATCGGTAAATGCGAATCCTCCGCGTTTTGGCGATTCATGCTTCCCGATGATTCGCCCAGCGTCGCGGCCAACGTGGGGACACGCTTGCTGCAATTGCATCTGTGCGTGATCTATCTGTTCGGCGGTTTGTCCAAAGCCCGAGGCGAAACCTGGTGGAACGGAACGGCCGTCTGGTACGCCGTGTCCAACTATGAATACCAGTCGTTGGACATGACCTGGATGGCTCGCTACCCCGCGATCATCTCCGCGCTTTCCAACGCGACGTTGTTTTGGGAAGTCTTTTACTGTGCGTTGATCTGGCCGCGGGTGACACGCCCGTTCGTCTTGGCGGTCGCGCTGGGCGTTCACGCGTCGATCGGGGCGTTCCTGGGCATGATCACGTTCGGGTCGATGATGATCATCGCCAACGGGATCTTCTTGTCGCCGCGGTTGTTCCAAAGCAAAGAGCAACGCCAACTGGACGATGAGGCGGCGGCGCTGATCGAACACGACGACGCCGATGTCGATGCGGCCGAAGCCGAAGCGGCCGAACAGGAGGAGGCCGAGCGGGAGCTGAACGAGCAGCTGCAAAACCCCGATCTGTCGGCCAGCGAACGGGCGCGGCTGAAGGAAAAACGGGACAAGATCCGGGCCGCCGCCGCCCGCGTCAAACGTCGCTATCGGGCGCTCAAAAAACGCGAAGAAAAATACGAAGCCCGCGTCAAAAAACTGCGTGAGCGGGAAGCGAAGATCAAGACGATCGTGCAAAAACGCCGCGACCGAAAAAGCAAAGGCGACGGGGATTCGACGATCGAGTGA
- a CDS encoding sulfatase family protein: MRLVVLLLFVYWLGSVDFARCESPTRPNILLAIADDWSYGHASAYGCPWVQTPSFDRVAREGLLFQNAYTPNAKCAPSRAIILTGRYSWQLEEAGNHMCYFPAKFGGYVERLAADGYFAGFTGKGWGPGIANDADGNRRAITGKAYSKKKAKPPTSKISNNDYAANFEDFLNDVPDGAPWVFWYGTTEPHRAYEYGSGVRMGKKTSDIDAVPGYWPDNETVRNDMLDYAVEVEHYDHHLGRILDALQAADQLDNTLIVATSDHGMPFPRAKGQAYDESNHIPMAIRWSAGIESPGRVVDDFVDFAGLAPTFLKAAGITQLGPIMQPTSGRDLFDVFQADGPIADRDHVLVGKERHDIGRPNRGGYPIRGIRKGDLLYLHNYATDRWPGGNPETGYLNCDGGATKTEVLQMRRSGAATTFWKLCFGKRPAEELYNVADDPDCINNLANNSGLADQLAELRQQMEDELKAQGDPRMFGNGDIFDRYEYTSPATAGFYERYMSGEKLPAGWVNPDDFETEPLD; this comes from the coding sequence ATGCGTCTCGTTGTCCTCCTCCTGTTCGTCTACTGGCTCGGTTCGGTCGATTTCGCTCGCTGCGAATCCCCCACCCGTCCGAACATCTTGCTCGCGATTGCGGACGATTGGTCCTACGGGCACGCCAGCGCCTACGGATGCCCGTGGGTCCAGACCCCCAGTTTTGATCGCGTCGCCCGTGAAGGCCTGTTGTTCCAAAACGCGTACACGCCCAATGCCAAGTGCGCCCCGTCGCGGGCCATCATCTTGACCGGCCGCTATTCCTGGCAGCTGGAAGAAGCCGGCAACCACATGTGTTACTTCCCGGCCAAATTTGGTGGCTATGTCGAACGTTTGGCCGCCGATGGCTACTTTGCCGGATTCACCGGAAAAGGCTGGGGGCCGGGGATCGCCAATGACGCCGACGGAAACCGACGCGCGATCACCGGAAAGGCCTATTCGAAAAAGAAAGCCAAGCCGCCGACCTCCAAAATCTCAAACAATGACTACGCCGCAAACTTTGAAGACTTCTTGAACGACGTCCCCGACGGTGCGCCTTGGGTGTTTTGGTACGGGACCACCGAACCGCACCGCGCGTACGAATACGGTTCGGGTGTGCGGATGGGCAAGAAGACGTCCGACATTGATGCCGTCCCAGGATACTGGCCCGATAATGAAACCGTCCGCAACGACATGCTGGACTACGCCGTCGAAGTCGAACATTACGACCACCATCTCGGTCGCATCCTCGATGCGCTCCAAGCCGCCGACCAACTGGACAATACCTTGATCGTCGCCACCAGTGATCACGGCATGCCGTTCCCCCGCGCCAAGGGCCAAGCGTATGACGAATCGAACCATATCCCGATGGCGATTCGTTGGTCCGCCGGGATCGAATCACCCGGACGCGTCGTCGATGACTTCGTCGATTTCGCTGGACTGGCACCCACGTTTTTGAAGGCCGCCGGGATCACACAGCTCGGTCCGATCATGCAACCCACCAGCGGGCGTGACCTGTTTGACGTGTTTCAAGCCGACGGTCCGATTGCCGACCGCGATCATGTGCTGGTCGGAAAGGAACGCCACGACATCGGTCGCCCCAACCGCGGCGGTTACCCGATCCGCGGCATCCGCAAAGGCGACCTGTTGTACCTGCACAACTATGCCACCGACCGTTGGCCCGGCGGCAACCCGGAAACGGGCTACTTGAATTGCGATGGCGGGGCCACGAAAACGGAAGTGCTGCAAATGCGCCGCAGCGGTGCTGCGACCACGTTTTGGAAACTGTGTTTCGGCAAACGGCCGGCCGAAGAACTTTACAACGTCGCGGACGATCCCGATTGCATCAACAACCTGGCGAATAATTCGGGACTGGCAGACCAACTCGCCGAACTTCGACAGCAGATGGAAGACGAACTCAAGGCACAAGGCGATCCGCGGATGTTCGGCAACGGGGACATCTTTGACCGCTACGAGTACACGTCGCCGGCGACCGCAGGTTTCTACGAACGGTACATGTCCGGTGAAAAACTGCCCGCCGGCTGGGTCAATCCGGACGATTTCGAAACCGAACCGCTGGATTAG